One genomic window of Anticarsia gemmatalis isolate Benzon Research Colony breed Stoneville strain chromosome 23, ilAntGemm2 primary, whole genome shotgun sequence includes the following:
- the LOC142983010 gene encoding uncharacterized protein LOC142983010, protein MKGFIVVFLWFKVYECTEITGDWCGKDKSNATQVYEGFAHIETYPWMGLLIYPHDADLATEKQMSTTVVLITTILALAMALEVDKYPKTDFRSRVILGHNCSGPFLKIKEYIFHPDFGMNYYSSLAIVQLHTIRIQDYIPICPPPNDFVEAEIYAITMTHECEPPMLRIWRMEYVTMDECRDYYRRNDLDIASLWPRHTSCARSLYGDECLWRSGTVLVTKQNGRWSLLGVGVYGPGCGAPARFLDYDNYYNWIQNTVDRIGKVSVTRMSPGHLILRRSTSHLQRYGPCDPEEVQQELFSDHTEVVSKKDTEGVAVYNLTLYAKMDYSCLSLRLWPMNNDTSHNATLRLKRWCRAKTPLCTTDSFITIFLYVEIKFKTSRPKLGWPPWPEWLFEKMRSTTTTTTPKSPMSPPDEPPYNGYG, encoded by the exons GTACAGAAATTACGGGTGACTGGTGCGGTAAAGACAAGTCGAATGCTACGCAAGTTTACGAAGGATTTGCTCATATAGAAACATATCCATGGATGGGATTACTGATATATCCACACG ATGCTGACTTAGCCACTGAAAAGCAGATGTCGACGACAGTGGTACTGATCACCACAATTCTAGCGCTGGCTATGGCTTTGGAGGTCGACAAATATCCTAAGACAGACTTCag GTCGAGAGTGATCCTGGGCCATAACTGCAGTGGGCCATTTCTCAAGATAAAGGAATATATCTTCCATCCAGACTTTGGGATGAACTACTACAGCTCCTTGGCGATTGTTCAACTCCACACTATTCGAATTCAag ACTACATTCCGATTTGTCCACCTCCAAATGACTTTGTCGAAGCAGAAATATACGCAATCACTATGACGCATg AATGCGAACCACCAATGCTAAGGATATGGAGAATGGAATATGTCACCATGGATGAATGCAGAGATTATTATCGAAGAAATGAT TTGGACATAGCAAGTCTGTGGCCAAGGCATACGTCGTGTGCTCGCAGCCTTTACGGAGACGAATGCTTATGGAGAAGTGGAACTGTGCTGGTCACCAAACAAAATGGCAGATGGAGTctt cTCGGAGTTGGGGTCTACGGTCCCGGGTGTGGAGCTCCAGCAAGATTTTTGGACTATGATAATTACTACAACTGGATACAGAACACTGTGGATAGAATTGGCAAGGTTTCTGTCACCAGAATGAGTCCAGGACATCTCATATTGAGAAGAT cgACTTCACATCTCCAAAGATACGGTCCCTGCGATCCTGAGGAAGTGCAACAAGAGTTGTTCAGTGATCACACCGAAGTAGTGTCCAAGAAGGACACAGAAGGAGTCGCAGTATACAAT TTAACGCTGTACGCGAAAATGGATTACTCTTGTCTGAGCTTACGGCTATGGCCTATGAACAATGACACTTCGCACAACGCAACTCTTCGACTGAAGCGGTGGTGTAGGGCAAAAACGCCACTCTGTACGACTGACTCTTTTATCACGATTTTCCTTTACGTCGAAATTAAGTTTAAGACTTCG AGACCAAAATTGGGCTGGCCACCGTGGCCAGAATGGCTGTTTGAAAAAATGCgttctactactactactactacaccCAAATCTCCTATGTCTCCACCAGACGAACCACCATACAATGGATATGGTTAA